Proteins encoded within one genomic window of Neovison vison isolate M4711 unplaced genomic scaffold, ASM_NN_V1 Scaffold_040, whole genome shotgun sequence:
- the LOC122897958 gene encoding 1-phosphatidylinositol 4,5-bisphosphate phosphodiesterase delta-3-like: protein MLCGRWRSCRRRPSEPSVPAQVATPVALAPPDGGSRRPGLRALKKMGLTEDEDVRAMLQGSRLCKIRSRTWHKERLYRLQEDGLSVWFQRRIPRAPSQHIFFVQHIEAVREGHQSEGLRRFGGAFPPARCLTIAFKGRRKNLDLAAATAEEAQRWVRGLAKLRARLDAMSQRERLDHWIHAYLHRADSDQDSKMSFKEIKSLLRMVNVDMNDMYAYRLFKECDHSNNERLEGAEIEEFLRRLLKRPELEEIFHRYSGEDRVLSAPELLEFLEDQREDGATLAHAQKLIHTYELNETAKQHELMTLDGFMMYLLSPEGAALDPAHTCVFQDMGQPLSHYFISSSHNTYLTDSQIGGLSSTEAYVRAFAQGCRCVELDCWEGPGGEPIIYHGHTLTSKILFRDVVQTVRDHAFTLSPYPVILSLENHCGLEQQAVMAHHLRTILGDVLVTQGLDTQNPEELPSPEQLKGRVLVKGKKLPAARSEDGRILSDQEEEEEEEEEEVEAAEQRRRAKQISPELSALVVYCCATRLRTLRPNPVPPQPCQVSSLNERKAKKLIREAGNSFVRHNAHQLTRVYPLGLRMNSANYSPQEMWNSGCQLVALNFQTPGYEMDLNAGRFLINGQCGYVLKPACLRQPDTTFDPECPGPPRTTLTIQVLTAQQLPKLNTEKPNSIVDPLVRVEVHGVPADCARKETNYVLNNGFNPRWGQTLQFQLRAPELALVRFVVEDYDATSPNDFVGQFTLPLDSLKQGYRHIHLLSKDGASLSPATLFVHIRVQRF, encoded by the exons gcCTGACGGAGGACGAGGACGTGCGCGCCATGCTGCAGGGCTCCCGGCTCTGCAAGATCCGCTCGCGGACGTGGCACAAGGAGCGGCTGTACCGGCTGCAGGAGGACGGCCTGAGCGTGTGGTTCCAGCGGCGCATCCCGCGCGCGCCGTCGCAGCACATCT TCTTCGTGCAGCACATCGAGGCGGTCCGTGAGGGCCACCAGTCCGAGGGCCTGCGGCGCTTCGGGGGCGCCTTCCCGCCGGCGCGCTGCCTCACCATCGCCTTCAAGGGCCGCCGCAAGAACTTGGACTTGGCGGCGGCCACGGCGGAAGAGGCTCAGCGCTGGGTGCGTGGCCTGGCCAAGCTGCGCGCGCGCCTCGACGCCATGAGCCAGCGCGAACGTCTCGACCA CTGGATCCACGCCTATCTGCACCGGGCAGACTCCGACCAGGACAGTAAGATGAGCTTCAAGGAGATCAAGAGCCTGCTCAGAATGGTGAACGTGGACATGAATGACATGTATGCCTACCGCCTCTTCAAG GAATGTGACCACTCCAACAACGAACGGCTGGAGGGGGCTGAGATTGAGGAGTTTCTGCGGCGGTTGCTGaaacgccctgagctggaggagaTCTTCCATCGGTACTCAGGCGAGGACCGCGTGCTGAGCGCCCCGGAGCTGCTGGAGTTCctggaggaccagagggaggaCGGCGCCACGCTGGCCCACGCCCAGAAGCTCATCCACACTTATGAGCTCAACGAGACAG CCAAGCAGCACGAACTGATGACACTGGATGGCTTCATGATGTACCTGTTGTCACCTGAAGGGGCTGCCCTGGACCCGGCCCACACATGCGTGTTCCAGGACATGGGCCAGCCCCTCTCCCACTACTTCATCTCCTCCTCACACAATACATACCTGACCGACTCTCAGATCGGGGGGCTCAGCAGCACGGAGGCCTATGTTAG ggcctttgcacagggcTGCCGCTGTGTGGAGCTGGACTGCTGGGAGGGGCCAGGAGGGGAGCCCATCATCTATCACGGCCACACTCTCACGTCCAAGATCCTCTTCCGAGATGTGGTCCAGACTGTGCGTGACCACGCCTTCACT ctgtcCCCGTACCCTGTCATCCTATCCCTCGAGAACCACTGTGGGCTGGAGCAGCAGGCCGTTATGGCTCACCACCTTCGCACCATCCTGGGAGACGTGCTGGTGACGCAGGGGCTGGACACACAGAACCCTGAAGAGTTGCCGTCCCCAGAG CAGCTGAAGGGCCGGGTCCTGGTGAAGGGGAAGAAGCTGCCAGCTGCTCGGAGCGAGGATGGTCGAATTCTATCCgaccaggaggaggaagaggaagaggaagaagaggaggtggAGGCTGCAGAACAGAGGCGGCGG GCCAAGCAGATCTCCCCCGAGCTGTCGGCCCTGGTCGTGTACTGCTGTGCCACCCGCCTGCGGACCCTGCGCCCCAACCCGGTgccaccccagccctgccaggTCAGCTCCCTCAACGAGCGCAAGGCCAAGAAGCTCATCCGAGAGGCAG GGAACAGCTTCGTCAGGCACAATGCCCACCAACTGACCCGTGTCTATCCACTGGGGCTGCGGATGAACTCAGCCAACTACAGCCCCCAGGAGATGTGGAATTCAGGCTGTCAGCTGG TGGCCTTGAACTTCCAGACGCCAGGCTATGAGATGGACCTCAATGCCGGGCGCTTCCTCATCAACGGGCAGTGCGGCTACGTCCTGAAACCCGCCTGCCTGCGGCAGCCGGACACAACCTTTGACCCTGAGTGCCCTGGGCCCCCCAGGACCACTCTCACTATCCAG GTGCTGACAGCGCAGCAGCTGCCCAAGCTGAACACGGAGAAGCCGAACTCCATCGTGGACCCCCTGGTGCGTGTTGAGGTCCACGGTGTGCCCGCAGACTGTGCTCGAAAGGAGACCAACTACGTGCTCAACAACG GCTTCAACCCCCGCTGGGGGCAGACCCTGCAGTTCCAGTTGCGGGCTCCGGAGCTGGCACTGGTCCGCTTCGTGGTGGAAGATTACGACGCCACCTCCCCCAATGACTTTGTGGGCCAGTTTACGCTGCCTCTCGACAGCCTGAAGCAAG GGTACCGCCACATCCACCTGCTTTCCAAGGACGGGGCCTCTCTGTCGCCAGCCACGCTCTTCGTCCACATCCGCGTCCAGCGCTTCTGA